A single region of the Bacillus cereus genome encodes:
- a CDS encoding SH3 domain-containing protein: MNNKQNPDWYRKIKKGPMENRKDEEEFIFKIKQSIYENNERDFVKHKSPFRKKALPIVVVFVCTMLFFIVQQPWFDDNKSPVQSSTQIKSKTKDESDQDPSLKQFMNDLYRSTNSKNENDLYRALNDEVLFKGIMYKKDELQIDDDIFHELQVALTMGGEFVNDTKKVYKVPSGSTESNQSNQEHFIYATVTGNKTKILAEPKLESQVLYEVSNDMVKAWIPEKLQNDGYIKISTINGDTTGYVQKEYVLTDIKYSFMFEKNHEGIWKITNIESIW, from the coding sequence ATGAACAATAAACAAAATCCTGACTGGTATAGAAAAATAAAAAAAGGTCCAATGGAGAATCGTAAAGATGAAGAAGAATTTATTTTTAAAATTAAGCAGTCTATATACGAAAATAATGAAAGGGATTTTGTAAAACATAAAAGCCCGTTTCGTAAAAAAGCATTACCTATTGTAGTTGTTTTCGTTTGTACAATGTTATTTTTTATTGTTCAACAACCTTGGTTTGATGATAATAAATCACCGGTACAAAGTAGTACTCAAATTAAGTCGAAAACAAAAGATGAATCTGATCAAGATCCCTCACTAAAACAATTTATGAATGATTTATATCGAAGTACAAATTCAAAAAATGAAAATGACCTTTATAGAGCGTTAAATGATGAAGTTCTATTTAAAGGGATTATGTATAAGAAGGATGAATTACAGATTGATGATGATATTTTTCATGAGTTGCAAGTCGCTCTTACAATGGGGGGAGAATTTGTGAATGATACGAAGAAAGTTTACAAAGTGCCAAGTGGATCGACAGAAAGTAATCAATCAAATCAAGAACACTTTATATATGCAACTGTTACTGGAAACAAAACGAAAATTTTAGCTGAACCAAAACTAGAATCACAAGTTTTGTATGAAGTATCTAATGATATGGTAAAAGCTTGGATCCCGGAAAAATTGCAAAATGATGGATATATAAAAATATCGACTATTAACGGTGATACTACTGGATATGTACAAAAAGAGTATGTTTTAACTGATATTAAATATTCTTTCATGTTCGAAAAGAATCATGAAGGTATATGGAAAATAACGAATATAGAATCTATATGGTAA